Part of the Synechococcus sp. UW69 genome is shown below.
CACCTCTCATGACGATCGCTGTAGGACGCGCGCCACAGCGGGGATGGTTCGACGTCCTCGATGACTGGCTCAAGCGCGACCGCTTCGTATTCATTGGCTGGTCTGGCATCCTTCTTCTTCCAACGGCCTACTTGGCCATTGGTGGCTGGCTGACCGGCACCACTTTCGTGACCTCCTGGTACACCCACGGCATTGCCTCCTCGTACCTGGAAGGTTGCAACTTCCTTACCGCTGCTGTGTCCACCCCCGCTGATGCGATGGGTCACAGCTTGCTTCTCCTCTGGGGCCCTGAAGCCCAAGGTGATTTTGTTCGCTGGTGTCAGCTCGGTGGTCTTTGGGCCTTCGTTGCTCTGCACGGCGCCTTCGCTTTGATCGGCTTCATGCTTCGCCAGTTCGAAATCGCTCGTCTGGTTGGCATCCGCCCTTACAACGCCATCGCCTTCTCCGGTCCGATTGCGGTGTTCGTCAGTGTCTTCCTGATGTATCCCCTCGGCCAGAGCAGCTGGTTCTTCGCGCCCTCCTTCGGTGTGGCAGCGATCTTCCGCTTCCTCCTCTTCCTCCAGGGCTTCCATAACTGGACCCTGAACCCCTTCCACATGATGGGCGTCGCCGGCATCCTCGGCGGTGCACTGCTCTGCGCCATTCACGGCGCCACCGTGGAAAACACTCTGTTTGAGGACGGTGAGCAGGCCAACACCTTTAAGGCGTTCGAGCCC
Proteins encoded:
- the psbD gene encoding photosystem II D2 protein (photosystem q(a) protein), with product MTIAVGRAPQRGWFDVLDDWLKRDRFVFIGWSGILLLPTAYLAIGGWLTGTTFVTSWYTHGIASSYLEGCNFLTAAVSTPADAMGHSLLLLWGPEAQGDFVRWCQLGGLWAFVALHGAFALIGFMLRQFEIARLVGIRPYNAIAFSGPIAVFVSVFLMYPLGQSSWFFAPSFGVAAIFRFLLFLQGFHNWTLNPFHMMGVAGILGGALLCAIHGATVENTLFEDGEQANTFKAFEPTQEEETYSMVTANRFWSQIFGIAFSNKRWLHFFMLFVPVMGLWTSSIGIIGLALNLRAYDFVSQEIRAAEDPEFETFYTKNILLNEGLRAWMAPADQPHENFVFPEEVLPR